In Curtobacterium sp. MCPF17_002, one genomic interval encodes:
- a CDS encoding glutaredoxin family protein, with protein MPAVTLLTKPGCHLCDDARPVVERVVASHPGTTLQELSILDDDALRVEYAEDIPVVLIDGRVHSNWHVDADRLARALEKAEARA; from the coding sequence ATGCCCGCAGTGACCCTCCTGACGAAGCCCGGCTGCCACCTCTGCGACGACGCCCGTCCGGTCGTCGAGCGCGTGGTGGCGAGCCACCCCGGAACGACCCTCCAGGAGCTGTCCATCCTCGACGACGACGCGCTCCGCGTGGAGTACGCGGAGGACATCCCGGTCGTCCTGATCGACGGGCGTGTCCACAGCAACTGGCACGTCGACGCCGACCGGCTCGCGCGTGCCCTCGAGAAGGCCGAGGCCCGAGCATGA
- a CDS encoding Dabb family protein, protein MIHHVVSWTLREDLDRATSIARIRELLVGLVGTVGSIRSLEVVENVAYPGKNQDVAVVATFDDLAGLDEYQVHPQHQAAAAEIRGLVTGRAAIDWEA, encoded by the coding sequence ATGATCCACCACGTCGTCTCCTGGACCCTGCGGGAGGACCTCGACCGCGCCACGTCGATCGCACGCATCCGCGAGCTCCTCGTCGGGCTCGTCGGGACCGTCGGGTCCATCCGCTCGCTCGAGGTCGTCGAGAACGTCGCGTACCCGGGGAAGAACCAGGACGTCGCCGTCGTCGCGACCTTCGACGACCTCGCCGGCCTCGACGAGTACCAGGTCCACCCGCAGCACCAGGCCGCGGCAGCGGAGATCCGGGGCCTCGTCACGGGGCGGGCGGCCATCGACTGGGAGGCCTAG
- the aspS gene encoding aspartate--tRNA(Asn) ligase has product MIERTRIADLAALPDGPVSVAGWVETVRDQKKVQFVVLRDESGAAQLVNPATRDAEDGDDAAQLALGITNEISGLAHGTFVHVRGNLKHDERVKLGGLEVKVGSLEVISAAIPETPIADDSSLDKRLDWRFLDLRNRKQNLIFRIQTTMEHAFRTYWVERDYIEIHTPKLMASASESRAELFQLEYFETTAYLAQSPQNFKQMAQPAGFGAVFEIADAFRADPSFTSRHATEFTSIDAEFSWVESHQDVMAMHEELLVAGFTAVKEKHGKDIEEVFGFEFVVPTAPFPRVTLAEARKIVADSGYEVVRADGDLDPEGERRVSAWAKEHHGSEFVFVTDYDASIRPYYHMRHADDPTLTNSYDLLFNGAEISTGAQREHRVETLTAQAVEKGLDPEELGWYLDFFRYGVPPHGGFGMGLARVLMLALHEPSIREVTYLFRGPTRLTP; this is encoded by the coding sequence GTGATCGAACGCACCCGCATCGCCGACCTCGCCGCACTCCCTGACGGCCCCGTCTCCGTCGCCGGATGGGTGGAGACCGTCCGAGACCAGAAGAAGGTCCAGTTCGTCGTGCTCCGCGACGAATCCGGCGCCGCACAGCTCGTCAACCCCGCCACCCGCGACGCCGAGGACGGCGACGACGCCGCTCAGCTCGCGCTCGGCATCACCAACGAGATCTCCGGCCTCGCGCACGGCACCTTCGTGCACGTGCGGGGCAACCTGAAGCACGACGAGCGCGTCAAGCTCGGTGGGCTCGAGGTCAAGGTCGGCTCGCTCGAGGTGATCAGCGCCGCGATCCCGGAGACCCCGATCGCCGACGACTCCTCGCTCGACAAGCGCCTCGACTGGCGCTTCCTCGACCTGCGCAACCGCAAGCAGAACCTCATCTTCCGCATCCAGACGACGATGGAGCACGCGTTCCGCACCTACTGGGTCGAGCGTGACTACATCGAGATCCACACCCCGAAGCTGATGGCCTCGGCGTCCGAGTCGCGCGCCGAGCTCTTCCAGCTCGAGTACTTCGAGACGACGGCCTACCTCGCCCAGTCGCCGCAGAACTTCAAGCAGATGGCGCAGCCGGCCGGTTTCGGTGCGGTCTTCGAGATCGCCGACGCCTTCCGTGCCGACCCGTCCTTCACGAGCCGTCACGCGACCGAGTTCACGAGCATCGACGCCGAGTTCTCCTGGGTCGAGTCGCACCAGGACGTCATGGCCATGCACGAGGAGCTCCTCGTCGCCGGGTTCACGGCGGTCAAGGAGAAGCACGGCAAGGACATCGAAGAGGTCTTCGGCTTCGAGTTCGTCGTCCCGACCGCGCCGTTCCCCCGGGTGACCCTGGCCGAGGCCCGCAAGATCGTCGCCGACAGCGGCTACGAGGTCGTGCGCGCCGACGGTGACCTCGACCCCGAGGGCGAGCGCCGCGTGAGCGCCTGGGCGAAGGAGCACCACGGGTCGGAGTTCGTCTTCGTGACCGACTACGACGCGTCGATCCGGCCGTACTACCACATGCGTCACGCCGACGACCCGACGCTCACGAACAGCTACGACCTGCTGTTCAACGGTGCCGAGATCTCGACCGGCGCGCAGCGTGAGCACCGCGTCGAGACCCTGACGGCGCAGGCCGTCGAGAAGGGCCTCGACCCGGAGGAGCTCGGCTGGTACCTCGACTTCTTCCGCTACGGCGTCCCGCCGCACGGTGGGTTCGGCATGGGCCTCGCGCGCGTGCTCATGCTCGCGCTCCACGAGCCGTCCATCCGCGAGGTCACGTACCTGTTCCGCGGCCCGACGCGCCTCACCCCGTAG
- a CDS encoding AURKAIP1/COX24 domain-containing protein, with the protein MGSVIKKRRKRMAKKKHRKLLRKTRHQRRNKK; encoded by the coding sequence ATGGGTTCTGTCATCAAGAAGCGCCGCAAGCGCATGGCGAAGAAGAAGCACCGCAAGCTGCTTCGCAAGACGCGCCACCAGCGTCGCAACAAGAAGTAA
- a CDS encoding helix-turn-helix domain-containing protein, which yields MTGSFDDVRFLTVAEVAEMMRVSKMTVYRMVHAGELPAIRFGRSFRVPESAVADVLRGGIADVG from the coding sequence ATGACCGGCAGTTTCGACGACGTGCGCTTCCTCACCGTCGCTGAGGTCGCCGAGATGATGCGCGTCTCCAAGATGACCGTCTACCGCATGGTCCACGCCGGGGAACTCCCCGCCATCCGCTTCGGCCGCTCGTTCCGCGTTCCGGAGTCCGCCGTCGCGGACGTCCTGCGCGGGGGCATCGCCGACGTCGGGTAG